The region CATTTGGTATCGCATTAACATTAGTGATTATCGCTGGTTCAGAACTGTTTACTGGTCACACTATGTTTTTAGCTCTGGGCGCGAAAACAGGTGCTATTACTTGGGGTGATAACTTACGTATTCTGCCAAAAACATGGTTATATAACCTGATTGGTTCAATCGCAGTGGCAGCATTATTCTATTATGCTGGTGGCGGTAAATTATTAGGTAATTCAGAAAGCTTGGTACATAAAGTTGCGTTAGCAAAAACTACGGCACCAGCAATGGTACTACTGTTTAAAGGTATCTTATGTAACTGGTTAGTATGTCTAGCAATCTGGATGTGTCAACGTGTTGAAGGTACTGGTAAATTCATCGCTATCTGGTGGTGTCTATTAGCGTTCATCGCGTCTGGTTACGAGCATTCAATTGCTAACATGACTATTTTTGCAATGTCTTACTTCGGTGATAGCCAAGAAGCGTTCAATCTTGTTGGTGTTGGTCACAACCTGTTATGGGTTTCACTGGGTAATATCATTTCTGGTACTGCATTCATGGGCCTAGGCTACTGGTACTCAACGCCAAAAGCAGAACGTCCTGTAGTAACTCAAGAACTTGATAAAGTAACAGTAGTGACAGGTAACACAGCTAAAGTATAATCTGTCTGTTAATTTTTCTATGCAATAGAGCAGTCTAGAGCCAATAGATAAGTTTAGATTTACTTTGATAAGCGCCTCCTTGGTATTCGTAATGAATGTAGGGGGCGTTTTTTTTGGTTTTTTTATATGCAGCATGTTTGGTCTAATCCTTTAAATCATAGCTTTATCGACTTTATCTGTAATCTTGTAATACTTCTGGTACACTGCGCGACTATATTTTCTGTTGTTGTGTTTAGTAAGGTCATTATGGGTTTTTCTGCTTTAAATCTTAATCAAAATTTAGTTAATACTGTTACCAAGTTAGGTTATGAAACACCTACGCCAATTCAAGCGCAGGCTATTCCAGCTATTCTGGAAGGGCGTGACATTATGGGTGGTGCACAAACTGGTACCGGTAAAACGGCAGCGTTTGCATTACCGATCATTCAGCAGTTAATGGCCCAGCAATTAACTGCTAGCTCAAGCGATGACACAACAGCTAAAAAACAAATCCGAGCATTAGTATTAACGCCAACGCGTGAACTTTCACAGCAAGTTCACAAAAGCTTTGTTGCGTATAGCGAAGGTAGCGAACTAACGGCTGAACTTGTTTACGGTGGTGTTAGCATTAACCCACAAGTAAAAGCATTGGCTCAAGGTGCTGACATTTTAGTAGCAACACCTGGTCGTTTACTTGATCTATTAGATCGTGAAACGCTAACACTTGAGTTTGTTGAAAAGATTGTATTCGATGAAGCTGACCGTATGTTAGATATGGGCTTTATGGAAGAGATCCGCCGCATCTTAAAACATCTACCGAAAAAACGTCAGACGATGTTGTTCTCGGCAACATTTGATGATGCGATCTTTAAACTAAGCAAAGGCTTGTTAAACGATCCATTATTAGTTGAAGTTGATACGCGTAACGCAGCAGCTGAGCAAGTAGAACAAATATTTTATGCTGTCGATACTGATCGTAAGCGTGAACTAACGTCTTACTTGATTGGTTCACGTAACTGGCGTCAAGTACTTATCTTTACGCGTACTAAGCAGGCTGCAGATAGCCTAGCAAAAGAAATGTGTAAAGATGGTATTAAGACAATCGCTGTACACGGTGATAAATCACAGGGCGCACGTGAACGTGGTCTGGAAGATTTTAAAGCGGGTAACGTACGCGCATTAGTGGCGACAGACGTTGCTGCACGTGGTCTTGATATCGAACAGCTTAAGCATGTAATCAACTTTGAATTACCGTTTAAAGCAGAAGACTACATTCACCGTATTGGTCGTACTGGCCGTGCTGGTTTATCTGGTACTGCTACGTCGTTAGTAAGCATCGGTGAAAACTGGTTATTAGAAGAAATTGAAACATTGCTTGATACCCGTTTAGTGGCGCAATGGTTACCGGGTTATGAACCTGATCTAAGCAAACCTGTTGATGACGGTCGCGGTAAGGGTGGCGGTAAATCAGATAAAGGCAACAGCCGAACTACTGATAAACGTCGCGCGACGAATCGCTCTTACGGTAAGAAAACTAATAACCGTGCGAAGAAAGAGTCAAAACCAAGCCGTTAATTTGGCTAGCAGCTTTACGTAGTAAGTTTAAATCGTAATAAATAGATTTAGATGGTAATAGCTGCGTTAGATAGACAAGTTGATATGAATGGCCAAGGTTGAGAAACCTTGGCCATTCTTTTTTTTATAACATGATGAATTTGTTACTCGCGTTTATTAAAATAGCCCAAAGCTTGCGTCGTGGATAAAATGCGATTAATTTAACTATATTATTTAAGATTAATTAACGATAGTACTCAAGGTTATTTACGTTAGGGACATCCATGGACTCAGTAACTCAAATTGTATTAGGTGGTGCTATTGGAGCTGCTATAGCCCATAAACAACTTGGCCGTAGTGCTGTCATTATCGGTGGTGTCTTGGGTACAATTCCAGATTTAGATGTGTTTATGCCAGCCGCAGATGCCGTAGCAAGCTTTACGGAACACCGCAGTTTCTCTCATTCTTTGTTTGTATTATTTCCCTTCGCGTTTATTTGCTTTGCTGCACTAAAATTGAAATTCAAAACAGATGTCATTTCCAATCAACGGCTATTTTGGCTGTGTTGTTTAACTCACTCTGCGTTGGGAAACTAACAGGAATCATGGAGTATTCTGCGGATGCTTTTACTAGTTATGGCACACAGTTGTTTTGGCCGTTAGCTGGCAATCCTATTTCTATCGCTTCTATCTTTGTTATTGATCCCTTGTATACACTGCCTTTGTTAGTGGGTTGTGTTTACTTGTGGCGCAGTAAAAATAGCGACGAGAGTAAGCAAAAGGCAAGACGCGTAAACCATATTGGTTTAGCGCTCAGTAGTGGTTATTTATTACTGAGTGTATTAATTCAAACTCAGATGCTGAGTAAAGTTGAACTGGCTTTAAAAAGTAATGGTATACCTGCCGACAAAGTATTCCTTTCGCCGCTTTATCCAAGCCTGAATTGGTGGATTGCTATCGTAGTCGATGACGGTATTTATTATGATGTGACCTTGAATGTGCTAATGAATACTGTCGATATATCGGAAAAACAAAACCTCGGTTATGGCGTGATAGACGTCACTACACCTGCGTTAACCTCGCTTGATTGGTTTACCAATGGCTTTATTCGCTTAGAAGAAGTTGAAGGGCAATTAGTGGCGACAGACTTGAGAATCAAAACCGGTCATGTTGGTTATGCTTTCAAGTTCGCATTAGCAGAGAAGGAAACGGATGGCTGGAAAGTCATTTCACCATTAAGACTGTAAGACCCATTCATCTTCTATTCAGATTGTTTGGTTTAACCTACATCTATAGTAAACTTTGTCTAAGGTACTTTTATACTAAAAGTATGTTCTATTATGATAGTAATCATTGTTCTCCTTCCTTTAACCTTGAAGTAGGTATATGCGAGACTCAAACCAAAAATTTTCCAAGTTAATCAATAAAGCGTCCCGCAAAGCCACATCCTTGAAAGAAGATGGGCTGGCGAGCATTGCTAAGCTGCAGAACCGTTACTTTTGTATTGGTATTACCGGGTTGAGTAAAAGTGGTAAATCGACCTTTATCACTAGCTTGATTAATCAACTTATTCATCATGAGAATGCCAATTTAGCGGGTTTTTCACCGGTATTGAGCGAACGCCTGCTGGGTGTGAAAATGCACCCGTTAGCAGATACTAATATTCCGGTATTTCCATATGAAAAAAACTACCAGAGCCTAACGCAAGCACAAGCCAAGTGGCCAGCATCAACCACTGATAGCAGCGGCTGTTTACTTGAATTAAGATTGTCCCGTGCTGGACGACGCTTAAACCCGTTAAAAGCCGAGCAGTTTTCTTTATTCCTTGAGATCCGCGATTATCCAGGTGAATGGTTACTCGATTTACCGCTACGTGAAATGAGCTTTGCCCGTTGGAGTGAGCAATGCCAAGCGCAATATCAAGCATCACCGCGACGTGAGTTGATGGGCGATTTGTATGACGAATTAAGTCAATTAGACCTAATGTCTGCGGTTGATGAAACAGTATTAACATCACTGAATGCTAAATTTGTGCAGTTTCTGCATGACTGTAAATATAAACACAGCAGTTTGAGTCTGATCCAACCTGGGCGTTTCTTATTGCCTGGCTCGGTAGAGAATAATGAACTGTTAAATTTTGTGCCGTTACTGGGTTGCCAGAAATACAGCCAAGAAGAACTCAACGGCGCTGCTGAGAACAGCTATTACAAACATTGTCAGCGTAATTATCAAGGTTATGTGAAGCAGTTAGTTGATCCTTTTTATAAGAATTTTTTTAGTCGTATCGACCGCCAATTAGTGCTGGTGGATGTGGTGAATACCTTAAATTCAGGCCCTGAATATTTAGATGATATGCGTCAAGCATTAACCAGTATTACCGAGAGTTTTTCGTATGGTAATCAAAATCGCTTGGTGCAATTATTTAAACCTAAGATTGATAAAGTGGTATTTGCTGCAACCAAGATAGATCAGGTATTAAGTGAAGATCATGATGCTGTTAGACAACTGCTCGGCGTAATTGTGAAACAGGCTTATAAGAGTGCGCAGCATGAAGGCGTGCAACCGATTTGTGAAGCGACAGCAGCAGTGCGATCTTCTAAAGAGATAAAACATCAAGGCGATCGTGGTATTGCAGGTTGTGGGGTGAATGGCAAGCCGATTGGTTACATTCATCCTACTATTCCGACCCGTATTCCTGAAGGCGAACAATGGCAGCCATTTTTAGATTGGCAGATTCCCTTATTAAATCCGCCGCAAGGACTGTCGTTTAGCAACCAAGACGTATTACCACACATTCGAATTGATAGTATTTTAAATGAATTAATAGGGGACAAATGCCTATGACTAAGCAAGGTAAAACCATCGATATGCAAGCTGATGACGTGGTAGTAACGCCAACGCGTGAAGCCAAAGTATTTATGCCCGATCTCGATAATGATTTAAGCCAAGTACCAGCTTCAATCACTGCAGACGATGGTGTTGATGAAACATACAGTGGACTGACTCTGGAAGCATTGCCAATCAAAGGCTTAAAATCGTTTGTTATTGGTGTGGCGAGTATCTTTGGGGTCATGTCACTGTGGCAAATATATACCATCTTCCAAAGTGCGTTAGCCTTACATTGGATTGTCGCGACAGGCTTTGCAGGTTTGATTGTAATCGTTGCAGTGTTGGCATTACGCAGTGTATTCAGCTTCTTATTTGATAAAGCCAACATGGCGGCACTAGCAGGCATACAAGATAAAGCTGAGCAGTTAAAAGCGACCAATGATGTTGGCCAAGCCAAAGGACTTATTGCTAAGTTAACGCAGTTCTATCAAGGTAAACCACAAGCGCCGTTACTGGCTAAATGTATCAAATCCATGCCTGATTACAGTAATGATAAAGAAGCTATGGTGCATCTTGAAAACGTGTTTTTAGCACCATTAGATAAAGAAGCGTTACGTCGGGTGTCGAAATACAGTGTGCAAACAGGTGTTGTGGTCGCAGCAAGTCCGTGGGCGGCTGTTGATATGCTACTGGCTTTATGGCGCAGCATGAAAATGATTGATGAGGTAGGGCAGGTATACGGTATGCGCCCTTCGTTGGCGAACCGTTACAAGTTATTAAAAAGTGTACTGCGTTATTTAGCATTAATCGGTGTGAGTGAGTTAGCTCTGGATGAAATGTTACAAGAGTTTGGTACTACGAGCTTAGCGGGTATCACTGGCGCTCGTTTAAGCCAAGGTATTGGTGCGGGTGTGTATACTGCGCGTATTGGCTTAGCAGCTGTGACAGCATGTCGACCGATTAGTTTTTCAGCTGAGAATAAACCGAAATTGAAAGATTTTATCAAACGAATCTTACAACGCATGAATGGTTAAGTCGTCACTAACCAAGACTGGCGGTACTTGTAACGGTTAATTTCCTTATTTTCGTTTGAAATAGTCTATCATTGAAGCTTATAGGGTTATTTATATTATTGTTTTTCCTATCTTTAATGATAGGTTTAATGACAGGTTTAATGATAGGCTTATCACTTATTACAAGAAGTCTTACAAGAAGTAAGCACGTTTCTGAGCGATTAAAGGAGTTAATTATGTTGGAATACGTTGCGCTGGTCATACTGGTGTTTGTTGCTATTGTGCTGTTTTATGGTGTCATTGTTATACATGATATTCCTTACGAAATTGCAGTTCACCGAAATCACCCACACCAAGATGCAATTCATGTTGCTGGCTGGGTAAGTCTCTTTACCTTACATGTACTTTGGCCATTCCTGTGGATTTGGGCAACCTTATACCGCACAGACCGTGGTTGGGGCTTCTCTGATGGCCATTCAAGTAAAGAACACATCGAAAAGTTAGAACTTGAACTAACCGAAGTCAAACAACGTCTTAATGCGTTAGAAGGAGGGAGTGAATAATGGATTTATTACTCATATTAACGTATACCGCTTTTTGTATCGCCATATTCAAAATATTTAAGATCCCGCTAAATAAATGGAGTGTACCCACTGCGGTACTCGGTGGTATCATTTTGATTGGTGGTCTGGTTTTCACCATGAATTATAACCATCCATTTTCTGAAATTAGCCGTGAATACTATGTGACAACCCCTATTGTGCCTGCCGTTAATGGGACTGTCATTGAAGTGCCGGTTAAAGCGAATCAATTATTGATGAAAGGTGACGTGCTTTTCAAGTTAGACCCAAAACCATTCGAAGACAAGCTTGATTCAATTGAAGCAAATCTAGTGGTGGCGACGTCAGACTTTAAACGTGCTAAAGAGCTGTATACTAAAGGTATTGGTAAACAACGAGATGTTGATCTTACCCGTGGTCAAGTTGATGATTTAACTGCTAAACGCGAACTGGCGTTATTCGATCTTGATAGTACGATTGTCCGTGCGCCGACCGATGGTTATGTTGTGCAACAAGCATTACGTCCTGGTATGCGAGCGGTGAGTCTGCCTTTACGTCCAGTGATGGTATTCAAGCATACAGATGATAAGACTCTTGTTGGTTGGTATCGCCAAAACAGCATGCTACGTCTTGAAAAAGGCTCTAAAGCGGAAGTGATCTTTGATGGTCTACCAGGTAAAGTATTCAGTGCGAAAGTGATTGGTGCTATTCCTGCTATCCCTGAAGGACAAATACAAGCATCGGGTACGTTAATCTCTGTGCAAACGGCACGTGTTCCTGGTCGGATTCCGGTATTATTTGAAATTGATGATCCACGTTTTGAGCAATACAGCGATGTGATGATGGGTGGTGCGTATGGTCAAACGGCTATCTATTCAACCCATTTTGAACATGTGGCTATTATGCGTAAAATATTGTTACGTATGGCGTCTTGGATGAACTACTTCTTCCCATTCCATTAACGCTGTGTAATAGATGCTTAGTTAGGAATATAGTACTAGCTAATACGATGATTTAAAGGGGGGCTGTAGCTTAGGTTACAGCCCCTTTTTTTATATTAAAAGCTGTATTGGTATTAAGGCTATATCTTTATGGGTATAATGAAAGGTGTTTCACGATCAGTGCGTCTATCGTTAGGACTATTACTAGGAAATCACTAGGAATTCAAATATGACCAACCCAAATGAAAATAACTGTAATCAATGCCATGAGCCGCTTGCTTGGAAAGCTGGGCTGTATCATTGCGTTAGCTGCAATCAAGATTATAAGAAGATTAGTTTTTGCCCTGATTGTAATGCAGAGCTAGAAAAGTTACAGGCCTGTGGTGCGACCAATTACTTTTGTAATACCTGCAACTCACTTAAATCGAAAAGCCGTGTAACGCATCAGTTCAAGCTTGCTTAAGTGATGCGTAATGCTAATGCCGTTGTATTGTTTAGTGTGTACAGCGTCGTGGCTGGGTAATCGTTACCATTTCATATTGCTAACTTGCAACATGGACCTGAGTTATTTATCATCACGTTAACTGAGCTAATAGTACTGAATAATAGTGCTGAATGAAGAGTAAAATCCATGACACAGAAAGCATCAACAGAAGTGCAAGCTGAATCTACACGCATTGCTAACGGTATTAAAAAACCAGGTCAAAGCCGCGAACAGACTAAATTGATCGCAGCAGGTATCGAGAAGGGCATCGCTGAGTACAAGAAACAGCATAAAGCCAAATCTCGCCAGCTTGATAAACAGAAAAAACAAAAAATAAGAACGAATGCAGCGGCTGCAGAACAAGACAATAACGTAGAGATTGAAAGTGATCAAAAGCAAGTAAGGTCAAGCCGACTACCTTGGGCATTGTTAGCGCTAAGCTGGGCTGGCTTTGCAGGTTATCTTGTACAAAATGGCGTGCTTGTCATAGGTTAAATATTACTTAACGGCTTCGTAGTATTCACTCGTCGACCAATAGCTTAGGGTGATTGCCCTAAGCTATTCCTGCCCCTTTTCTCGTTAGATTTTTTACTCATTCATAATTTGTTCATGACAGTTCGCCATACATTTTCTCATGTAAAGAATGGGAGTGATTAGTCATATCAAAATTGCTCACGCAAACCCTATTGTGAACCAGTCTTAAACTAGGTAAATATAATGTAAAGTAATTTCGCACCCATAGCGACTTGTAACCAACATTTAAAAGCATTAGAAATAAGCATTTCAATCGAGTCGTGCTTTGTCTTGTTAAATGCTTTTAGAAGTGTCCGATAGAATTAAACCACATCACCTTTATGTTCAATAAGCTGTATATGGACTATTTTACCTTAAGAGCAAGAAAGCCTCCTGCAAGGCAGCTAAATTCACTGAGTCATGACAGTAATTTTTTTGGGGGGAATATGTCCGCGTCCACAAGCGGTTATTCCTGATTACTCAATAATGTCAAAATTTGTTAACCGAATGGTAAATTCTCACACTTCCACTACGCTTAGGAGACAAAAAAACCAAACCAGACCAGACCGGACCAAAGTCAGGGGCGGAAAGTCACGGATCCTCGCTTCGTCCGAGTTGTCATGAATGACGCTTCGGATGCTCCAAGATCGCCGTGCTGCAACTTCTTTAGTAATTAAGTGGGGACAGTCATGCTTTCATTGATTAAAAATGCTTACCGAAGAGTTCTCAGGAAAAAAACTATTTTATTCGCCAGTGTAGCTTTATCGCTGTGTTTTTCCATTGAGGCAACAGCCGAACAGGTCTTCGTGGTCGATAGCTCAAACCTGTACGAGATCGATGAGAACACCGGGGTGGTAATCAACACTGTTGGCTCCACTGGCGTTTTCTTAACAGGGATAGCTTTTGATCCTACCACGGGCATCCTTTGGGGTGTAGAGGCCAATGGCGCTCCTGGTATACCGAGAATATTCACGATCGACCATTTAACAGCTGCTACTACAGTAGTGGGGGCAACTGGCGTTAATGGAATTTCGGATATCTCGTTCCGGGCCGACGGGCGTCTCTATGCTCGCGCAACGAGCAGCTCCCAACTTTATTTAATCGACAAATTGACCGGGGCCGCCTCGTTCGCCGGATTCTCCTCAGGGACTACCCAAGGAGGTGGCATCGCCTTCGATCTTATCAACGATCGGCTTTTTCTGGTTAGCGTCGAGCCGAACGCCCATGAGTTGGACCCTGATACCGGCGCCCGCCTGAGTACCCTCAATTGGGGGAGCTGTAGCTCAAGTTCACGCATCAACGGGATGGATATCGGTAATTTAGGCAACTTCTACGCAACAGACCGTAACGATGGTGTGGTCTCGTACGATGGCACGGGAACTTGCACGCTGCTTGGTTCTACGGGTTTGACGCAGGTCGATGGCATCGCGGTGAATCCGGACCCCGACCTCGACGCTGACGGCATACTCAATGTCGATGACAACTGTCCGCGTACTGCTAATCCCCTTCAGGAGGACAGTGATGGTGACGGTGTGGGTGATGTCTGCGACAACTGCCCGAGCATCGCCAATCCCTTGCAAGGCGAGACTGCAGCTTGTATCGCACTGGCCGAACCAGAGGGCGTCTGCATGGTGGCGCAAGTTCAGTTGATCAGCCCACTGCCGCAACAAGGCGATGTCAGCGTTGAGCAGCTCACGATCGAAACCGTCACCTTCGTTCAGCCAGAAGGTGTCGATGCGATTTCAGCTGGACTCAGACTCTTCCGGAGAGCTGACGCGCCTAGAGGCGTTAAAAATGCCGGTACAGATATGGTCTCATGGGCGGCGGGCACGTGCGCGGCACCGACCACTGGGTTCTTTTCTTCGCACGAGAGCATGCTTCAAAACGTATTCCGGAATAGCCCACCGAATCCTGTGTTTGGCGTGCAATATAACCTCCCAGGCAGCGCCACCTGTCTGAGCAATGATACGACCGGTGATAAATACGACGTCCTCTGGAATAGCTGGACTTGTGGTAACAGTGGCAATTGCACGGACCCGAATGCTGGCGGTGCCGGATTCTCCTACACGCGCACCGATACTGGCGGAGGGACGGTCATCTACACCCAACAGGAGTTCAATTTCGTCCTTCGTGAAACCGACATCATCAGTCCGAACCTGCACATCCGCCGAGAATTCGTCCAGGGTGTGCGGAATGTCGAGTCGGATTCTATTGGATGGGCCGTGGGCGCGTGTGCGGCACCTACGAGCAGTTTCATTACCGATTTCAACAGCTTCCTTCAAACCCACTTCCGGTTCCCACGACCCCCTGGCGTGGAGGGAAATCTGCCCGGCAGCGACACCTGTTTGCGGAACTTTACGACCGGTTTAGATCACGATGTGCACTGGGACAGCTGGTCGGCGCGTGGTGCGGGAGGATACGCCTACACCCGGGTTAGCCCGACGCAAACGCCAGTGGTGACGGAAGTCTACGCAAACTCGGAACTTCCAGGAGAACTTGATGTTTCGGCGCTGGCCGACGATGAGTACGAGTTTTGTGTCACGGCCACCGAATCTATTGATACGGGCGGCGCAGCGGTGGTCAGTTACACGCACACGGTAGCGCCGGAGACGGACGTGATCAGTGCTAACCTCGTGCTTGATCGACCTACGTCTGATGCGGTCTTCAACATAGGGTCTGATGTGACGCAATGGGCAGAAGGAACCTGCGCGGTACCGACGAGCACATTTTACTCCTCACATCGTGATTTGATCCGTAATGAATTCCGAAACGTTGGCGGTGTGTTTGGCGTGGAGAACAATCTGCCGGGAAGTGATACCTGCCTGCGCGACCTTACGACAGGCGTAGACTACGACGTCTTCTGGCACAGCTGGGGGTGCGGTAATGGCCAATCATTCACCAACTCTTGCACCAATTCCAGTGCGCCGGAGTTCTCTTACACTCGCACCGAGGTTGGGGGCCTAGGCGCACCAGTCACCTTCACTAAACCAGTGCTGTTCGACGTAATCTCACCAGAGCTGAAGATCAGCCGTACGTTCAGAGGTCCGGTCTTCAATCTTGGCGAGGATCGGGTGGAATGGGCGGGCGGAATCTGTGCAACAGCCAATTTATTCAGAAACGACCTCCGTGATCTTCGAATCGATGGCCAACTGCCGGATCTGAGACTACTGCCGGGGAATGACACGTGTCTGCATAACATCGACACCAACCAGTACTTCGATGTGCACTGGGACAGCTGGCAACAGGGATCGTCCAACGTTGGGTTCGCCTACACGCGCAACGGGCCCGTGCTGGGACCGGTCGAGCAGAGTTGCATTACCTTCACCAAGGCGGGTGAGAACCGGATCGTGATCAACGGAGTGTGCGATGACGAGCCTCCGATTACATCCAATGTCGTTGCCACACCTAATCCGGTTGAGATAAACACCGTGATTACGCTCACTGCGAATGTGGATGACACCGCTACAGGTGGGTCCGACATTACCTCGGCGGATTACACCATAGACGGTGGCGCTAGTGTTGGAATGGCAGCGGACGGTACGTTCGACGAGGTCATAGAAGATGTGACAGCCCCGATTCCGGCATTTTCTGAAGCTGGTGTACATAATCTGTGTGTCTTGGGGACGGACGCGGCGGGCAACGTAGGCGAAGAGATCTGCACCTTCCTCGCAGTATACGATCCGGATGGCGGATTTGTTACTGGTGGCGGCTGGATCTATTCACCAGCTGGCGCTTATACCGCGGATCCGGGACTGACGGGCAAAGCCAACTTCGGCTTCGTCTCGAAGTATAAGAAAGGCCAGCAGACACCGAGCGGCAATACCGAGTTCCAATTCAAGGCAGGTGATTTGAATTTCAACTCGGATAGCTACGATTGGCTGATCATCGGAGGCCATCAAGCAAAATACAAGGGGGTTGGAACGATCAATGGCAGCGGCAACTATGGATTCATGCTATCTGCTATCGATGAAAAACTGACGCCGTCAACAGATGTAGATATGTTCCGCATCAAGATATGGGACAAGGACAACGGTGACGAGGTTGTCTACGACAATAATCGGGGAGGTGCTGACGATGCAGAACCCACCACAGCAGTCGGTGGTGGTTCGATTGTAATTCACAAGAAGAAGTGAAACCTGATTCGAAACGTAGTTTCTGAACGGTAGGAGCGAAAAACCCCACTTCGGTAGGGTTTTTCTTTTATCGTGAAGATCCGTTTTCGGTTGCGATTTGAATTAGTTGACGCAACACCTACGCTTAATCTAGCTGCAGGAGCTTCAGACTAGAGCCACCACTCTTAGCTTGCCTATAAATGTGCAGATTGTAGTGGCGTGCCGAATTTGATGATTCAATAGGGTGAGGGGATCAGTTCGATTCCTTTACTCCCCTTACAAAATCTAATCGGTATTACCATCGGTTAGTTCAATAGATCTAAGCCAGTTTTGTCCAATAGTGAGTTACTGGCACTGTAAATATCGTGTAATAAGTTAGTAAATTGATTGAATTAACACTCAAAAATAGCTTAAAGTGTAACATTGATATTATGTTTAAAAAACAACCAATTACCACGTGTTACATGTAACAAGGTCTAGTTAATTTATGGGATATGAGATTTGTGGTTCTAAATAACTAGAATCCACTCTAGTCACTGATATTCAGGATATTAACAACGGGTGTGATACCGGGGGCTAACTTACTGAGTTACATCAGCGTGTTGACTGGCCAATATCATTCATTTCACAGCTGTTGCCAGCGTTAGCGTCACACCATGTCAGCCATCAATCTGCATGTTACACGGGATATCTGCAGACATAACGTGGCGATTCATTGCCTGAAGAGGTAATGAAAATGAGTTTATTAATAATAATAATAATAATAATAATAATAATAATAAAACCAAAGCCAAGTTACGCATGAAAGTAATCTTTTAATGAA is a window of Moritella sp. Urea-trap-13 DNA encoding:
- a CDS encoding zinc ribbon domain-containing protein, which encodes MTNPNENNCNQCHEPLAWKAGLYHCVSCNQDYKKISFCPDCNAELEKLQACGATNYFCNTCNSLKSKSRVTHQFKLA
- a CDS encoding DUF2956 domain-containing protein, whose protein sequence is MTQKASTEVQAESTRIANGIKKPGQSREQTKLIAAGIEKGIAEYKKQHKAKSRQLDKQKKQKIRTNAAAAEQDNNVEIESDQKQVRSSRLPWALLALSWAGFAGYLVQNGVLVIG